DNA from Danaus plexippus chromosome 6, MEX_DaPlex, whole genome shotgun sequence:
ATAGTGGAGAAGAGGATGAAGATGAAGATGAGCCAGAGGaatccaaaaaatatgaagaagaAGCTGAAATGTCTACGACAGTTTCAAAGAGAGGTCTTAAACGACAATCCAAGTTCCGTCGCCTCTTTCCTGCATTATCTGGACTTATGGGAGAAGCAAATATAAGGCTTGCCAGGGGTGATAGTGAAATGGCTGAACGTATGTGCCatgaaataatcaaacaaCAACCCACAGCGGCTGAACCATATCAAACCTTAGCACAAATATACGAACATGATCCCAATAAATCATTGCAGTTTTCTTTGCTTGCTGCACATTTGAGTTTTACAGACAAAAGTGAATGGTGGAGACTCGCTGCATTATGTAGACAGAGAAGTGATTATAAACAGGAAATGGTCTGTTACACTCAAGCTATAAAATCTGAGCCACAAAATTTAGAGACACACTTGAAAAGGCTAGAGTTGTTGTCAGAATTAGAAAAACTACCGGACTTTCCCGTTAATTCACTGAAAGTATCTAAGGTGAAATGTTATCACAAAATTGTACGTTCCTTAGGACCTAGTGATGCTGAAACAATTATGAAGTATGCCAAAATGGCTGCAACTTTATATCACAACAGCACCGAAGTTGAACAAGCAGTTGAAGTGATGGGtattgcatataaaaaatgcttttctttatttacattggaggatattaatatgtatttggaGCTGTTAATTACTCAAAAGCAGTTCACCAAATGTATTGAAGTATTTGTTTCAAGTATAGGTGTGGAAATTGAAGCTGAAATTCAAACAGTGAAAAATGCTAATGGTGATATTGAAGAACAAACGCACTACCTTAATTGTGTTATACCCAATAACTTAGCTATAGATTTGAAAAGTAAACTATTGGTGTGCTTTATACATTTAGGAGCACTTAATTTAGTCCAATCATTGCTTAATGATTTTTTGAGCAGTGATGTTGAAAAAGCTGGAGATCTCTATATGGATATAGAAGAAGCATTTTCAGCGGTTGGTCATTATGAGAtggctataaaattattggagcctctaattaaaaatactagcTTTGATTTAGGAGCTGTATGGCTTAAATATGCAGATTGCCTGAACAAGTTGGGAAGACATGATGATGCTATCGAATCATACTACAAAGTGTTAAAACATGTGCCACAACACGCTGACGCGAGGCGAAAGCTGTTTACAATTCTAGAAAACAAAGGAAGAATTGATGACGCTTTGAACATTCTACAGCAGGATTACAAATTTGTCGTCAGCGCTCATCTACTGTTTGATCATTGTCAatacttaaagaaatataatagaatgttGAAATATTTGGAGGTAGGTGAAGCTCTGCTTTCTCGAGATTTGACAAAATTTAGACATCCCGAAGAATTAAGAATCGCTTGTAGGACAAAGGGTGTGGTAGaacttatttacaattttcgaTCTATGAGAGGCGAAAGTCCTTATCATAAGGATGATTTGCAATTTGAAGAAGAATCTTTTAGCCTTTTACCTAGCGAAGAATTCTCAATGTTCAAAGAACTTTTAAGTATAGCAAAGGAGCACAAAATTTATAGCGTTTTGCAAAGATTAACGTTTATGGGTATGATATCGAAGGGTTTGTCGCATTACCGACCAGAAATGGAATTTTATTGCTTTCAAGCGTGTCTTCTTAACCGAGACTTCCCGAATGCTTGTCGATTTGTTAAAGACTTTTCTCTTAAATATTCCGGACCACGATCCTTTAATTTGCTAAGCTTCATCCTTAATTCTTTGGACGAAAACACTCACGGAAAATTCTTATCGCGACTGtttcaaaaagattttaatattgttaaaaatctttttttggGTAATAATTTCCTAGTATCTGGAAGATATCTTGTTGCTCTGAAATACTTTCTTGAATATTACGAGCAGTGCAGAGAGCCTCTGTCAGCGTTACTTATAGCTGTTACTATATTGGCCATGGCAGCTCAGAGAACAGTGGACAGacatcataatttaattttacaggGCTTATCCTATATGCTTTCGTATAAGCATTTGAGAAAGTGCGATCAGGAAGCGTATTACAATATAGGGCGAGCTTATCAAATGTTGAGTATTAATAATCTGGCCATTGAATACTATGAGCGAGCCCTGGCGTGCCCTCCTCTTGCTCAATGTGAAGAACATGGCGTTATAGATTTGACTAAAGAAACTGCTTACAAtctgtatatattgtataaagacCAATCCCCAGAATTAGCTCGGCGATATATGTTTaagtatttagtattttaaataaaatgttgctttaaaattttgtttcactaTCAAACACCTAAAAGTATAACCCTAACCATGTTGCTTATAGTAAACATTAGAGTATTGATGGAACTTTCACGATATGCTTAACAATATCGCGTTGGCCTCAtcacatttataatgtaattttagtaCGATTATCTATGTGATGTGAAGTTATCTCAaacattaaaagatatatagtATATGGCTTGTTTCCgaggaattaattatattttaattattattacttttagagtattgtttgaaatgaatACAACTGGTGTAATTACTCCAGCGGATGATGTATTATTCGGTGATCTATGTTCATTGTTAGAACAATTGCAGAAGAAGAAGAAACACAGACcagaacaaaataaactattatcaaattttgttGACCAATTTAGGTTAAAATTAGCTAACACGCAGGGCTCCAAGGTAATAGtgaataaatgtaacaaaatttctatCAATACATGTGTACCTGCTAatggaaaagttttttttttagaactcTACTTTTTTCCCCATATTGAGGTTGCTCTTGCCAAGTTGTGATCGGGAACGTGGCCCCTACAACCTTAAAGAAACCAGACTAAGTACTTTATTGGTAAAAGTACTGTCTCTCAATAAAGAGTCGACAGATGCGAAACAACTGATACATTTTAGTTCTTCAAATAACTCAGTTCTAGATAGCGACTTCCCTGGTGTCGCGTtttacgttataaaaaaaagagttGGTCAGAATAATTCAGTATTAACAGTCAGAGAGATCAATGAGATACTTAACTCTGTTGCAACTGTAGATAATGTTCATAAAAGTgagtcattataataatttatttttaagcaataaaCTCAGTAACTTTTGATTAAGTTGTTActgctattttatatatatgcaatATTATTGGGCCCTAATTATTGATAAAGCATTCTTTTTGCAGCTCCATTGGatgatatatttagttatgctttaaaaaaactaacagcCATCGAATTCAAATGGCttctaagaataatattaaaggatttaaaattaagtatgaGTTCAGATAGAATCTTGGGGATTTTCCATCCAGATGCCCCAGAGGTCTTCAAGAACTGCAGCAGTATTTTAAAggtatttcatattttcgaatacaataattacagATAATGTATAATTGGTACCACACACTTAAcaaacaacattaatattatacaatagacagtttttttttccgACCAAAACGCACTGTCAAAGTCAAGGTCACATTAGCTTTAAGACGtgttgtttttctttatcattatataacaaaaggtGTGCGAAGAATTAGAAGATGGCGACACTCGACCATCAGAACTGGGCGTCAATTTGTTCTACGCTGTAAGACCAATGCTGTCTGAGAGGTTGGACATCACACACATACACGTCTTGGATAAGACGAAGACCTACTGTATGGAGGAGAAGTTTGATGGTGAGAGATTCCAGGTGAGACGTTACGAGAGCAGAACAACTAGAGGCGGTCCTTACTATTCACCGATTTGTGACTTCTGTTTTAACTTAACCGTACATCTTTTGTCAGTTTTTAAGAGTATAGCATAAGTATTAGGGTCAtttggttaaaatttattaaaatttccttaacttaataaattttactagatGAGAATGAACCTTTGTCTAATCTGTATGTTTCTATCTGTTatcaaggaaaatataaatgatgtaGTCAGTGGATAGATAGATTTTgctttagttataattttcatgatCACTAAAATGATATGATTTTTCAGATGCACATGGATAACAACGTATTTGAATACTTTTCACGGAAAGGTTTCAAGTACTCCAAAAACTATGGGCAAAGTTACGACTCCGGCATGTTAACGCCGTATTTGAAGGATATTTTTGCTCCCGAGGCGAGGAATTTCATTCTTGACGGTGAAATGATGGGTTGGCAcaaaatagataattatttcGGATGCAAAGGTGAGAcggtattacaaatattagtcCCGTAATCAATTactcaaataattttacggTCATTTCATTTCTATGTTATAACATGAAACAAGTTCACAGAAGTATAATCTGAATTGTAGttgtatgttaaatttttcagcGATGTCATACGATGTTAAGAAAATCACAGAGAACAGTTCGTTCCGCCCTTGCTTTTGCGTGTTtgatattctatattataacgACAGACCACTCATCGGCTCGCCAGATAAGGGCGGTTTACCTTTACGGGAACGACTCAAAATACTCGACGATCTATTCATAGACAAGCGAGGTGTTATAGAACATAGCAAGCgaaaaattatcaaagaaaggtaggttataacaaaaaagtttttatatattgtttgtaaaaagtggattttattggaattattttCTAGTTCAGAAGTTGTGGACGCCGTCAACGATGCCATAGACAATCAGGACGAGGGTATTGtagttaaagatataaattcataCTACATCGCTAACAAAAGAAACGCTGGctggtacaaaataaaaccggAGGTGGGTTCTGCaatttataatcattgtaggtcatttaatataactctTGGCAGGTTTAAACTTATATAGCATTTGAAAAATACCTGTTGAGGCAGTCAAAAAAgtgcaaaaagaaaaattggcACTTTGgatcaaaagttattattcTGTTTGAATGTGAAAGAAATTACTTGCCTTAGTGAAACATATAGGACTTGGTTTGTTAAATTCCTGTAGGTTTTGATCAGCTTTCTTCAGGAttcctatattatattttttccaaaagACACGTCTATTCTCTACAAAGACAAAATGATGTATGTGAAAATaatcatactttttttaattacgtcaatgaattcataaataaaaacattcgtCCGGTGTGTTGAACCTTTATAAATGTGTGGGATCCGTATTCCAGTATACGGACGACACCATGAATGACCTAGACCTGGTGGTGGTCGGTGCTGATGAAGCCACCAACAAAAGACAGGGGCGTGCGAAAAGTTTCTATGTCGCGTGTCGGGATAACAATGATGGTACCATTTTATTATACGGTCATATGATcctatgtataaaaaaatatgctaacATAATATACCATAACATTCGAAATTCAAATTCCTTACAATTTTTGGCCTTActgaactattttttttaattatattttacgtataactaaatactttttgaaaagaaattaacaGAAAATCGTCGTATATGGtatgtacaaattttaaataagtatagaCGCTTTGTTTGTGCTTACTTTTTTTTGATACTTATTTCTAAATTACTTatcatattgttaaaaaaaaacacacatttatttattttgatggtCTTAATGCTAGGTTTATCTAAACcttacatacattatacagACATGTATACAGAATATCGTTTTACatgttatatagatatatgcatatatacgCTTCAGTCTTGTACTATAGTCAtaagtaaaacataaatacaaaactgACTTCCGTCAAGGCGACCCTGTCTGGACCTGCATTGGTCGCGTGTCTAACGGACTGAAGCACGAGGAGAAGGAACGCGTTTGTTCATTACTTGAACGGAACTGGTGTATGTATAGGAAAAAACCTCCGCCTCCCTGTCTGCGCTTCGGCAAAGATAAGCCGGACTTCTGGATACTTCCAGAACATTCTATCGTATTGCAGgtctgtttaataatatttttataatttgattgcaattgtatgttttattttctgaaaTTCTGTTCtcaatgtttttgtttgttacaattgtacaaacaaacaaaataatgagaactaacactttcgcgagtattcattgagaaaaaactaatattttctgatatgtTACGCgatgttcattatttttactacatactcccgacgtttcggttacttttcaacagccgtgatcacgggcagacgagatgaagtGAGATGAGTCATCTcgtcataattaaaatcgcgtaataaataacaaaatatttttttatttcaatgaatactcgcgaaactCATAGttctcattattttgtttgtttgtttgtacaaTTGTAAACAACACATAAATGTTGAGATACGATGTGGAGAAGAAATTGTTACACCCATTATATTGCAATGGATGCACTAATTCCTTTTTGCATCAATATTTATCGTTCCTAATCTAGTTAATGTTTGCCAATTTTGTCTGTATTCACGAGAGTTCTGGCTT
Protein-coding regions in this window:
- the LOC116778863 gene encoding DNA ligase 4 yields the protein MNTTGVITPADDVLFGDLCSLLEQLQKKKKHRPEQNKLLSNFVDQFRLKLANTQGSKNSTFFPILRLLLPSCDRERGPYNLKETRLSTLLVKVLSLNKESTDAKQLIHFSSSNNSVLDSDFPGVAFYVIKKRVGQNNSVLTVREINEILNSVATVDNVHKTPLDDIFSYALKKLTAIEFKWLLRIILKDLKLSMSSDRILGIFHPDAPEVFKNCSSILKVCEELEDGDTRPSELGVNLFYAVRPMLSERLDITHIHVLDKTKTYCMEEKFDGERFQMHMDNNVFEYFSRKGFKYSKNYGQSYDSGMLTPYLKDIFAPEARNFILDGEMMGWHKIDNYFGCKAMSYDVKKITENSSFRPCFCVFDILYYNDRPLIGSPDKGGLPLRERLKILDDLFIDKRGVIEHSKRKIIKESSEVVDAVNDAIDNQDEGIVVKDINSYYIANKRNAGWYKIKPEYTDDTMNDLDLVVVGADEATNKRQGRAKSFYVACRDNNDGDPVWTCIGRVSNGLKHEEKERVCSLLERNWCMYRKKPPPPCLRFGKDKPDFWILPEHSIVLQVRATELLSVGDSHVLRFPRVEDIRSDKPVDDVCTIHELRQLAVSRSPVSKLSTKRVNESQIDQNYIKTRKRGLSKTVQVPEKFRTKTIGDVQVISRALFGKKLCVLSDDEDCKKTELKRVIESHGGRHVENPGSDTWCCVVGTMTPRSRRLIETQDLDIISTAWLRSLPATDEPCHLSPLDMLSMKPETKLKLSLDYDPFGDSYKDEIDEKTLKKLLDKMDSELPLYPTLKEKVCLDKQLFGANNPFSFLRNCFIHVIDNSLYGTMASFFGAKICSLDDVRLTHVVMSKDANVKIDKGILVSDGWLEECFNKRSFVPVDDYLI
- the LOC133320832 gene encoding general transcription factor 3C polypeptide 3; amino-acid sequence: MDVSELSLTDSEEKMDVDKDLTNKFLSGEMSFSQYSSEWYSGEEDEDEDEPEESKKYEEEAEMSTTVSKRGLKRQSKFRRLFPALSGLMGEANIRLARGDSEMAERMCHEIIKQQPTAAEPYQTLAQIYEHDPNKSLQFSLLAAHLSFTDKSEWWRLAALCRQRSDYKQEMVCYTQAIKSEPQNLETHLKRLELLSELEKLPDFPVNSLKVSKVKCYHKIVRSLGPSDAETIMKYAKMAATLYHNSTEVEQAVEVMGIAYKKCFSLFTLEDINMYLELLITQKQFTKCIEVFVSSIGVEIEAEIQTVKNANGDIEEQTHYLNCVIPNNLAIDLKSKLLVCFIHLGALNLVQSLLNDFLSSDVEKAGDLYMDIEEAFSAVGHYEMAIKLLEPLIKNTSFDLGAVWLKYADCLNKLGRHDDAIESYYKVLKHVPQHADARRKLFTILENKGRIDDALNILQQDYKFVVSAHLLFDHCQYLKKYNRMLKYLEVGEALLSRDLTKFRHPEELRIACRTKGVVELIYNFRSMRGESPYHKDDLQFEEESFSLLPSEEFSMFKELLSIAKEHKIYSVLQRLTFMGMISKGLSHYRPEMEFYCFQACLLNRDFPNACRFVKDFSLKYSGPRSFNLLSFILNSLDENTHGKFLSRLFQKDFNIVKNLFLGNNFLVSGRYLVALKYFLEYYEQCREPLSALLIAVTILAMAAQRTVDRHHNLILQGLSYMLSYKHLRKCDQEAYYNIGRAYQMLSINNLAIEYYERALACPPLAQCEEHGVIDLTKETAYNLYILYKDQSPELARRYMFKYLVF